A part of Deinococcus aquaedulcis genomic DNA contains:
- a CDS encoding DUF4384 domain-containing protein has product MKVFKFSISLLLLAQAGTAAAAPQLSAQSIIVNPAPSGLQVSVRTNRDQSGNGTPQYRPGDQLEFYTRVNKSAYVYLFNIDPQGRVNLLASNGLQAKGNFVKANTTRVFPRKGDRSTFLLTLPQGLNRVLAVASPKPLSLEQIAQVKDTQGGAVPLTVTGQQGLAQALSIVVTPVQGWTSDVAQYEVTRRALGTLPVLDPAARQAQVRFTKDARLSEIYVAYADRLRAAGYRPVKAQYGEDRASGTFVSGSRQLTLDVRKSGQRFDVKLVRK; this is encoded by the coding sequence ATGAAAGTGTTCAAATTTTCCATTTCGCTGCTGCTGCTGGCCCAGGCTGGAACCGCCGCTGCCGCGCCGCAACTTAGTGCCCAGAGCATTATCGTCAACCCAGCGCCGAGCGGCCTGCAGGTCAGCGTGCGCACCAACCGTGACCAGTCCGGCAACGGCACGCCTCAGTACCGCCCCGGCGACCAGCTGGAGTTCTACACCCGCGTGAACAAGAGCGCCTACGTGTACCTCTTCAACATTGACCCCCAGGGCCGGGTGAACCTGCTGGCCTCCAATGGCCTGCAGGCGAAGGGCAATTTTGTGAAGGCCAACACCACCCGCGTCTTTCCGCGCAAGGGCGACCGCTCCACCTTCCTGCTGACCCTGCCCCAGGGCCTGAACCGAGTGCTGGCGGTGGCCAGCCCCAAGCCGCTGAGCCTGGAGCAGATCGCGCAGGTGAAAGACACCCAGGGCGGCGCCGTGCCCCTGACCGTGACAGGGCAGCAGGGCCTGGCCCAGGCCCTGAGCATCGTGGTGACCCCGGTGCAGGGCTGGACCAGTGACGTGGCGCAGTACGAGGTGACCCGCCGCGCCCTGGGCACCCTGCCCGTGCTGGACCCCGCCGCGCGGCAGGCCCAGGTGCGCTTTACCAAGGACGCTCGCCTGAGCGAAATCTACGTGGCCTACGCCGACCGCCTGCGCGCGGCGGGCTACCGACCCGTGAAGGCCCAGTACGGTGAGGACCGGGCCAGCGGCACCTTCGTGTCGGGGAGCCGCCAGCTCACGCTGGACGTGCGCAAGTCGGGCCAGCGCTTTGATGTGAAGCTGGTGCGCAAGTAA
- the dgt gene encoding dGTP triphosphohydrolase, translating to MAQERWAQLLEHGRLHGRRDDPFEDAATGRTPFDADYGRIAFSSAFRRLQDKTQVFPLAKSDFTRTRLTHTLEVANVGRGLGKAFGKHLRALGHLPVHLSPDDLGTVVSVACLAHDLGNPPFGHSGEAAIQEWAARHQGLLSAHLSSAEYTDVARFEGNAQSFRIMARLWDRERPGGGRLTLAAYGALLKYPQSSSHPRDRSDCARKKFNYVQADADLAEMVRAALGLTLHQPGHFARHPLVYLMEAADDICYRVVDLEDACDARLITKRRLCELLRPMLPPRFRGQSLDDMERLDVSALRAQVIGELIRAVMAVVHAHLDELREGAFPHALIDAVQHTEPDLYAAFEALGTEAKTRVYTDERVLQVEYAGFKVIGGLLDELLGALPPDLQAGEHLSNSGEKLLKMLPRKYLKVRPDPTFCRLVDTAAPADAARLLTPYERVLTITDYVSGMTDSYALDLYRVLTGVRVP from the coding sequence ATGGCACAGGAGCGGTGGGCGCAGCTGCTGGAACATGGACGGCTGCATGGACGTAGGGACGACCCTTTTGAAGACGCGGCCACGGGCCGAACCCCGTTTGATGCTGACTACGGGCGCATTGCCTTTAGCAGCGCCTTCCGGCGGCTTCAGGACAAGACGCAGGTGTTTCCGCTAGCCAAGTCGGACTTTACGCGCACCCGATTGACCCACACGCTGGAGGTGGCGAATGTGGGGCGCGGGCTGGGGAAAGCATTCGGCAAACATCTGCGTGCCCTGGGGCACCTGCCCGTCCACCTCTCGCCCGATGACCTGGGCACGGTGGTCAGCGTGGCCTGCCTAGCGCACGACCTGGGAAACCCGCCCTTTGGTCATTCTGGCGAGGCTGCGATTCAGGAGTGGGCCGCGCGGCACCAGGGCCTCCTGAGTGCGCACCTGTCGTCGGCCGAATATACCGACGTGGCGCGCTTCGAGGGCAATGCGCAGAGCTTCCGGATCATGGCGAGGCTCTGGGACCGGGAGCGCCCCGGCGGGGGCCGCCTGACACTGGCCGCCTACGGCGCGCTGCTGAAATACCCGCAGAGCAGCAGCCACCCCCGCGACCGCAGCGACTGCGCGCGCAAAAAATTCAACTATGTACAAGCCGACGCCGACTTAGCCGAGATGGTGCGCGCCGCGCTGGGCCTGACCCTGCACCAGCCGGGTCACTTTGCCCGACACCCGCTGGTGTACTTGATGGAAGCCGCCGACGACATTTGTTACCGCGTGGTGGATCTGGAAGACGCCTGCGACGCCCGGCTGATCACCAAGCGCCGCCTGTGCGAGTTGTTGCGGCCCATGCTGCCCCCCCGCTTCCGTGGTCAGTCGCTGGATGACATGGAGAGGCTCGATGTCTCTGCCCTGCGGGCCCAAGTGATTGGCGAGCTCATTCGGGCCGTCATGGCGGTGGTTCATGCGCACTTGGACGAGCTACGTGAGGGCGCCTTTCCTCACGCCCTTATTGACGCCGTGCAGCACACGGAGCCTGACCTGTACGCCGCCTTCGAAGCCCTGGGCACCGAGGCCAAAACCAGGGTGTACACCGATGAGCGCGTCTTGCAGGTGGAGTACGCGGGCTTCAAGGTGATTGGCGGCCTGCTGGACGAATTGCTGGGCGCCCTGCCGCCAGACTTGCAAGCCGGCGAACACCTGAGCAATTCAGGCGAGAAGTTGCTGAAGATGCTGCCCCGCAAATATCTGAAAGTTCGTCCCGACCCCACCTTTTGCAGATTGGTTGACACCGCTGCGCCGGCCGACGCTGCCCGACTGCTTACGCCCTACGAGCGGGTGCTGACCATCACCGACTATGTCTCAGGCATGACCGATTCCTACGCGCTGGACCTGTACCGCGTGCTGACCGGCGTGCGAGTGCCCTAA
- a CDS encoding cytochrome P450, whose product MTQPTPPHAAQDAAAALWHPDNIPNPYPAYERVRALSQGGVMRLDHGTWVGMYLTGHAVNSAVLRFSGAVSGGGMEGAAALSDGLRLLQPMMIFRNGAAHARLRGLVSAAFTPRVIEEQRELVRALIAELLTGLRAQGPGADLVAGLANPLPARVIMGMLGLSGEDEARFVRWSASVADLLGSASQSPELMARIDADAREMRAYFRDLAGELRARPRPGLLSAMAAVEDGGERLSGDELLANAVLLLTAGHETTSNLIPGGLLELSRQPDAWAALVAQPRHAGVADELLRVVSPVQVDGRALSAPLTVGGQTLPAGAFTQLLLGAANRDPEVFPEPDRLDWDRPNSARHLAFAAGPHYCLGASLARLEIAEVFAALAEQFPHLRVEPAPPFKPNPGLRGPARLRVWLEG is encoded by the coding sequence TGCTCAGGACGCCGCCGCTGCGCTGTGGCACCCAGACAACATTCCCAATCCCTACCCTGCCTACGAGCGGGTGCGCGCCCTGAGCCAGGGCGGGGTGATGCGGCTGGACCACGGCACCTGGGTGGGCATGTACCTCACCGGCCACGCGGTGAACAGCGCGGTGCTGCGCTTCTCTGGGGCGGTTAGCGGCGGGGGAATGGAAGGGGCGGCGGCGCTCTCGGACGGGCTGCGGCTGCTGCAACCCATGATGATCTTCCGCAACGGCGCCGCGCACGCCCGCCTGCGGGGGCTGGTGTCGGCGGCCTTTACCCCACGCGTCATTGAAGAGCAGCGCGAACTGGTGCGCGCCCTGATCGCCGAACTCCTGACCGGGCTGCGGGCGCAGGGACCGGGGGCCGATCTGGTGGCGGGGCTGGCCAACCCGCTGCCTGCGCGCGTGATCATGGGGATGCTGGGGCTCTCGGGCGAGGACGAGGCGCGGTTCGTGCGCTGGTCGGCTTCAGTGGCCGATCTGCTGGGCAGCGCCAGCCAGAGCCCCGAACTGATGGCCCGCATTGACGCCGACGCCCGAGAGATGCGCGCATACTTTCGCGATCTGGCCGGCGAACTGCGCGCCCGGCCCCGCCCAGGACTGCTCTCGGCCATGGCGGCGGTGGAAGACGGCGGCGAGCGCCTGAGCGGCGACGAACTGCTGGCCAACGCGGTGCTGCTGCTCACCGCCGGGCACGAAACCACCAGCAACCTGATTCCGGGCGGCCTGCTGGAACTCTCGCGCCAGCCGGACGCCTGGGCGGCCCTGGTCGCGCAGCCCCGCCACGCCGGCGTGGCCGACGAACTGCTGCGCGTGGTCTCGCCTGTGCAGGTGGATGGCCGCGCCCTGAGCGCGCCGCTGACCGTGGGGGGGCAGACGCTTCCGGCGGGCGCGTTCACGCAGCTGCTGCTGGGGGCGGCCAACCGCGACCCCGAGGTCTTTCCTGAGCCGGACCGCCTGGACTGGGACCGACCGAACAGTGCGCGCCACCTCGCCTTTGCCGCCGGGCCGCACTACTGCCTGGGCGCCAGCCTCGCGCGGCTGGAAATCGCAGAGGTGTTCGCGGCGCTGGCCGAGCAGTTTCCGCACCTGCGGGTGGAACCGGCGCCGCCCTTCAAACCCAATCCGGGCCTGCGTGGCCCGGCCCGGCTGCGGGTGTGGCTGGAAGGTTAA